A window of the Microplitis mediator isolate UGA2020A chromosome 5, iyMicMedi2.1, whole genome shotgun sequence genome harbors these coding sequences:
- the LOC130668415 gene encoding anamorsin homolog codes for MFSFKSEDKILIIVDSDKIDDTNEFIEQINQVTNSSTQITVTHPLEILNSLNDYGNSVFDLILSFASNLNSYNGLLQVLKPGCSIFIHKLVNPLQKDEINKLCAHEITQLKLCGFRLNNTIQYDLPSKWKISKLLSHFNENLKICQVTAEKPSYEIGSSMALQSIKSPTAVWKLDNIDDDLIDEDDILNEQDKKKPNSNSLRVCGTTGKRKACKDCSCGLAEELGETTIGLKNEKSSCGNCYLGDAFRCGGCPYLGMPAFKSGEKILLQETQQNS; via the exons AtgttttcatttaaatcagaagataaaattttaattattgttgatTCTGATAAAATTGATGACACAAATGAATTTATTGAACAAATTAATCAAGTTACCAATTCCTCTACTCAAATAACAGTTACACATCCTctcgaaatattaaatt cTCTCAATGACTATGGAAATTCAGTATTTGATTTGATACTGTCCTTTGCTTCGAATCTGAATTCATATAATGGATTATTGCAAGTTCTTAAGCCTGGATgttcaatttttatacataaactGGTAAATCCACTGCAGAAAGATGAAATCAACAAATTATGTGCCCATGAAATCACTCAGCTGAAACTTTGTGGTTTCCGTCTTAATAATACTATTCAATATGATTTACCTTCaaaatggaaaatttcaaaacttttatcacatttcaatgaaaatttaaaaatttgtcaagTTACAGCTGAAAAACCATCATATGAG attGGATCTTCTATGGCTTTACAATCTATTAAGAGTCCAACTGCTGTTTGGAAATTAGATAATATTGATGATGACTTAATTGATGAAGACGATATACTAAACGaacaagataaaaaaaaaccaaactcTAATTCTTTAAGAG tatGTGGTACGACTGGTAAACGCAAAGCATGTAAAGACTGTTCGTGTGGTTTGGCTGAAGAATTAGGTGAAACTACGATCggcttaaaaaatgaaaaatcatcaTGTGGAAAT TGCTATCTTGGTGATGCCTTCCGTTGCGGTGGTTGCCCATATCTTGGAATGCCTGCATTTAAATCAGGTGAAAAAATCCTTCTTCAAGAAACTCaacaaaattcataa